The following are encoded together in the Proteiniphilum saccharofermentans genome:
- the proS gene encoding proline--tRNA ligase, translating to MAKELKELTPRSKDYSQWYLDLVIKAELAENSAVRGCMVIKPYGYAIWEKMQRQLDDMFKETGHVNAYFPLFIPKSFLSREADHVEGFAKECAVVTHYRLKNAPDGSGVVVDPEAKLEEELIVRPTSETIIWSTYKNWIQSYRDLPILINQWANVVRWEMRTRLFLRTAEFLWQEGHTAHATKQEAIEEAKQMINVYAEFAEKYMAMPVVKGLKSESERFAGAIDTYTIEALMQDGKALQSGTSHFLGQNFAKAFDVQFTDQNGKRDYVWATSWGVSTRLMGALIMSHSDDNGLVLPPKLAPYQVVIVPIYKNSEQLQQIDEKVAGIVQRLKAFGISVKYDNSDNKKPGWKFSEYELKGVPVRLAMGGRDLENNTIEVARRDTLTKETLSCDNIETHIKSLLDEMQENIYKKAADFRASQIRKVNSYEEFKVEIEKGGFLLCHWDGTPETEERVKEETKATIRCIPLDGDKTPGKCMVTGKPSAQRVLFARAY from the coding sequence ATGGCTAAAGAATTGAAGGAGCTTACGCCCCGCAGTAAAGATTACTCTCAGTGGTACCTCGATTTAGTGATCAAGGCTGAGCTGGCAGAGAACTCCGCCGTGCGCGGTTGCATGGTAATCAAACCCTATGGTTATGCGATATGGGAAAAGATGCAACGTCAACTGGACGATATGTTCAAGGAAACAGGACATGTGAATGCCTACTTCCCGCTGTTCATTCCCAAGTCATTTCTTAGCCGTGAAGCCGACCATGTGGAAGGATTTGCCAAGGAGTGCGCCGTAGTGACTCACTACCGCCTGAAAAATGCTCCCGACGGCAGCGGTGTGGTGGTCGATCCCGAGGCAAAGCTCGAAGAGGAACTGATAGTACGACCCACTTCTGAAACCATTATCTGGAGCACCTACAAGAACTGGATTCAGTCCTATCGCGACCTGCCTATCCTTATCAACCAGTGGGCCAATGTGGTGCGCTGGGAGATGCGTACGCGCCTCTTCCTCCGTACGGCCGAATTCCTCTGGCAGGAAGGTCACACCGCTCACGCCACTAAGCAGGAAGCAATAGAAGAGGCAAAGCAGATGATCAATGTCTATGCCGAGTTTGCAGAGAAATATATGGCCATGCCGGTAGTGAAAGGGTTGAAATCGGAGTCCGAACGGTTCGCCGGCGCCATCGACACCTACACCATCGAAGCATTAATGCAGGACGGGAAAGCGCTGCAGTCAGGGACTTCCCACTTCCTGGGACAGAATTTCGCCAAGGCGTTCGACGTACAATTCACCGACCAGAACGGAAAACGGGACTATGTATGGGCCACTTCATGGGGTGTTTCCACCCGTCTTATGGGTGCCCTGATCATGTCACACTCCGATGATAACGGATTGGTACTTCCTCCCAAGCTGGCACCTTATCAGGTGGTGATCGTCCCTATCTACAAGAACAGTGAGCAACTGCAACAGATCGATGAAAAGGTGGCAGGTATCGTACAACGATTGAAGGCTTTCGGTATCAGCGTGAAATATGATAATTCGGATAACAAGAAACCGGGATGGAAATTCTCGGAGTATGAACTAAAAGGGGTACCGGTGCGTCTTGCCATGGGTGGGCGTGACCTGGAGAACAACACCATCGAGGTAGCCCGCCGCGATACCCTCACCAAAGAGACGTTGTCGTGTGACAATATTGAAACCCACATCAAGTCTCTGCTGGATGAAATGCAGGAAAATATCTATAAGAAGGCAGCCGATTTCCGTGCTTCCCAAATCCGCAAAGTGAATTCATATGAAGAATTCAAAGTGGAGATCGAGAAAGGCGGATTCCTGCTCTGCCACTGGGATGGTACACCCGAAACGGAAGAACGCGTCAAAGAGGAGACCAAGGCTACTATCCGCTGTATCCCTCTCGATGGAGATAAGACACCCGGTAAGTGCATGGTGACCGGCAAGCCGTCGGCACAACGGGTACTCTTTGCACGGGCGTACTAA
- the menA gene encoding 1,4-dihydroxy-2-naphthoate octaprenyltransferase, which yields MATVKDWISAFRLRTLFLAVATVVLGSGLALHEGNFSIIIFVLTLLLAVSIQILANLANDLGDFQKGTDTTGRRQGPARTLQSGKISPRAMKSAIVVFSAICVITGLSLIFNIIAFIPHASVAILIGIGGASILAALFYTLGKHAYGYKGWGDLLAFIFFGPVPVIGTYFLHTHILSFKPVMPALGIGLVSAMILNINNMRDIENDRASGKITLAVKLGIRRAKMYHAGLTFASLLCFFGYNSIYEPSPWFRHLYLLVFLFLFRILDDVRRKEGEALDPYLKFTSLSGFLLALLFTVCINL from the coding sequence ATGGCAACAGTAAAAGACTGGATCTCTGCCTTTCGTCTACGAACGCTTTTTCTGGCTGTGGCGACTGTTGTCTTGGGAAGTGGACTGGCCTTGCATGAGGGGAATTTCAGTATAATAATTTTTGTACTCACTCTCCTGTTGGCCGTCTCCATTCAGATATTGGCCAACCTGGCAAACGACCTGGGTGATTTCCAGAAAGGGACAGATACTACCGGTCGCAGGCAAGGGCCTGCACGTACCCTTCAGAGTGGCAAGATCTCTCCCCGGGCAATGAAAAGCGCTATCGTTGTCTTCTCCGCTATCTGTGTCATTACCGGTCTCTCTTTAATATTCAATATTATAGCATTTATCCCCCATGCTTCTGTTGCCATATTGATCGGCATCGGTGGTGCCAGCATCCTTGCAGCACTATTTTATACGTTGGGAAAGCATGCCTACGGCTATAAGGGTTGGGGCGACCTTTTGGCTTTTATATTCTTTGGCCCGGTACCGGTGATAGGTACCTACTTCCTTCATACGCACATACTCAGTTTTAAACCCGTCATGCCTGCCTTAGGGATTGGTTTGGTCAGCGCCATGATATTAAATATTAACAACATGAGGGATATAGAGAACGACAGGGCTTCGGGTAAGATCACCCTTGCCGTTAAACTCGGTATCCGCAGGGCAAAAATGTATCACGCCGGTTTGACCTTCGCCTCACTCCTTTGTTTTTTCGGGTATAACAGCATATATGAACCCTCTCCCTGGTTCCGGCACCTTTACCTGCTTGTTTTTCTTTTCCTGTTCAGGATACTGGACGACGTACGTCGGAAAGAAGGAGAGGCGTTAGATCCTTATCTGAAATTCACATCATTATCAGGATTTCTGCTTGCACTGTTGTTTACAGTATGTATCAATCTCTAA